Proteins encoded together in one Kitasatospora albolonga window:
- a CDS encoding ABC transporter substrate-binding protein, whose protein sequence is MSVRRSITLAIATLTATGLLTACGDPDASVDVAAPKGKKDTGINISPDQDRLRGKKVDAIAALVPEEIRKRGTLKVGASADAVPPLGFFATDDKTRIGSEIDIATLLVDTLGLKPEFEQVSWENLFVGLDSSKFDAVLSNVTVTEERKEKYDFATYRLDNIAFEAKKGSGWKVNGPADVAGKTISVSSGTNQEKILVEWSEENVKAGRKPVDIKYFQKENDYYLALQSGRIDAHLGPSPSAAYHVESAGQSEIVGQISGAGGGLQGKIAATTKKDSGLVKAYAAAIDHIIEDGSYGKVLKRWGLTGEAVEKSEINPPGLPKTKS, encoded by the coding sequence GTGTCCGTCCGCCGCAGCATCACCCTCGCCATCGCCACGCTCACCGCCACCGGACTGCTCACCGCCTGCGGCGACCCCGACGCCTCCGTCGACGTGGCGGCGCCCAAGGGCAAGAAGGACACCGGGATCAACATCAGTCCCGACCAGGACCGGCTCAGAGGCAAGAAGGTCGACGCCATCGCCGCCCTCGTCCCCGAGGAGATCCGCAAGCGCGGCACGCTCAAGGTCGGGGCCAGCGCGGACGCCGTACCGCCGCTGGGCTTCTTCGCCACCGACGACAAGACCCGCATCGGCTCCGAGATCGACATCGCCACCCTCCTCGTCGACACCCTCGGCCTCAAGCCGGAGTTCGAGCAGGTCTCCTGGGAGAACCTCTTCGTCGGCCTGGACAGCTCCAAGTTCGACGCGGTCCTCTCCAACGTCACGGTGACCGAGGAGCGCAAGGAGAAGTACGACTTCGCCACCTACCGGCTCGACAACATCGCCTTCGAGGCGAAGAAGGGCTCCGGCTGGAAGGTGAACGGCCCCGCCGACGTCGCCGGGAAGACCATCTCGGTCTCCTCCGGCACCAACCAGGAGAAGATCCTCGTCGAGTGGAGCGAGGAGAACGTCAAGGCCGGACGCAAGCCCGTGGACATCAAGTACTTCCAGAAGGAGAACGACTACTACCTGGCCCTCCAGTCGGGCCGCATCGACGCCCACCTCGGCCCGAGCCCGTCGGCCGCTTACCACGTCGAGTCGGCGGGCCAGAGCGAGATCGTCGGACAGATCTCCGGGGCAGGCGGTGGCCTCCAGGGCAAGATCGCCGCGACCACCAAGAAGGACAGCGGCTTGGTCAAGGCGTACGCCGCCGCGATCGACCACATCATCGAGGACGGCTCGTACGGGAAGGTCCTGAAGCGCTGGGGGCTGACCGGCGAGGCCGTGGAGAAGTCCGAGATCAACCCGCCCGGCCTGCCCAAGACCAAGAGCTGA
- a CDS encoding ectoine/hydroxyectoine ABC transporter ATP-binding protein EhuA translates to MVEIRSVHKSFGSLEVLRGVDLSVRPGEVTVILGPSGSGKSTLLRTINHLEKVDQGWISVDGTLVGYRRDGNKLYELREREVLRQRTKIGFVFQNFNLFPHLTVVENIIEAPVSALRRPRKEAVDAAEKLLARVGLADKASAYPAQLSGGQQQRVAIARALALEPKLLLFDEPTSALDPELVGEVLDVIKDLAHGGTTMIVVTHEIGFAREVADTVVFMDEGRIVEQGPPADVLDHPSQERTRAFLSKVL, encoded by the coding sequence ATGGTCGAGATCCGGTCCGTCCACAAGAGCTTCGGCTCCCTGGAGGTGCTGCGCGGCGTCGACCTCTCCGTACGGCCCGGCGAGGTCACCGTCATCCTCGGCCCCTCCGGCTCCGGCAAGTCCACCCTGCTGCGCACCATCAACCACCTGGAGAAGGTCGACCAGGGCTGGATCAGCGTGGACGGCACCCTCGTCGGCTACCGCAGGGACGGCAACAAGCTGTACGAACTCCGCGAGCGCGAGGTGCTGCGCCAGCGCACCAAGATCGGGTTCGTCTTCCAGAACTTCAACCTCTTCCCGCACCTCACCGTGGTGGAGAACATCATCGAGGCGCCCGTCTCCGCGCTGCGCCGCCCCCGCAAGGAGGCCGTCGACGCGGCGGAGAAGCTGCTCGCCCGCGTCGGCCTCGCCGACAAGGCGTCCGCCTACCCCGCCCAGCTCTCCGGCGGCCAGCAGCAGCGCGTCGCCATCGCCCGGGCCCTCGCCCTGGAGCCCAAGCTGCTCCTCTTCGACGAGCCGACATCCGCCCTGGACCCGGAGCTGGTCGGCGAAGTCCTCGACGTCATCAAGGACTTGGCGCACGGCGGCACCACGATGATCGTCGTCACCCATGAGATCGGCTTCGCCCGCGAGGTCGCCGACACTGTCGTCTTCATGGACGAGGGCCGGATCGTCGAGCAGGGCCCGCCCGCCGACGTCCTGGACCACCCGAGCCAGGAACGCACCCGCGCGTTCCTTTCCAAGGTTCTCTGA
- a CDS encoding amino acid ABC transporter permease, producing MSLTSDPPIDPAAGTPGGPPVGPAAGKAAGSGTDYGELTVVPARHPWRWVAIAATAILVAQFINGLVTNPGWEWDVFAQFFAAPVILKAVWLTLQLTFYGTVLGFALGIVLAFMRLSASPFLRTVAYGYIWAFRSIPLIVQLLFWFNLAYLYKELQFGIPFGPGFFTFDTMNLVGAVSAAVLGLALHQAAYAAEIVRGGVLAVGSGQLEAAAALGIPKLRQLRRIVLPQAMRSILPNAANEIISLFKGTSIVSVMAIGELFYQVQVVYGRSGRVVPLLMVATAWYILLTTALSIIQYYVERHYSKGAVR from the coding sequence ATGTCGCTGACCAGCGATCCACCCATCGATCCAGCCGCCGGTACGCCGGGCGGCCCACCAGTCGGCCCGGCCGCCGGAAAAGCGGCCGGGTCCGGCACCGACTACGGGGAGCTGACCGTCGTCCCGGCCCGTCACCCCTGGCGCTGGGTCGCCATCGCCGCGACCGCGATCCTGGTCGCCCAGTTCATCAACGGGCTGGTCACCAACCCCGGTTGGGAATGGGACGTCTTCGCGCAGTTCTTCGCCGCGCCGGTCATCCTCAAGGCCGTCTGGCTCACCCTCCAGCTGACCTTCTACGGCACGGTCCTCGGCTTCGCGCTCGGCATCGTGCTGGCCTTCATGCGGCTGTCGGCCAGCCCGTTCCTGCGGACGGTCGCCTACGGCTACATCTGGGCGTTCCGCTCGATCCCGCTCATCGTGCAGCTGCTGTTCTGGTTCAACCTCGCCTATCTCTACAAGGAGTTGCAGTTCGGCATCCCGTTCGGGCCGGGCTTCTTCACCTTCGACACGATGAACCTGGTCGGTGCGGTGAGCGCCGCCGTCCTGGGCCTCGCCCTGCACCAGGCGGCGTACGCAGCGGAGATCGTGCGCGGCGGCGTACTGGCCGTCGGCAGCGGGCAGTTGGAGGCGGCCGCCGCCCTCGGCATCCCCAAGCTCCGTCAGCTGCGCCGGATCGTGCTCCCGCAGGCCATGCGCTCGATCCTGCCCAACGCGGCCAACGAGATCATCTCGCTGTTCAAGGGCACCTCGATCGTCTCCGTCATGGCGATCGGCGAACTCTTCTACCAGGTCCAGGTCGTCTACGGCCGCAGCGGCCGGGTGGTCCCCCTGCTGATGGTCGCCACCGCCTGGTACATCCTCCTGACCACCGCGCTCTCGATCATCCAGTACTACGTCGAACGCCACTACTCCAAGGGAGCCGTGCGATGA
- a CDS encoding adenylate cyclase translates to MSAAPTLVVIGGGPRGTGVIERIAANARELYGNLPLDIHLVDPHPAGGGRIWRPDQSPLLWMNSMAEDVTMFTDDTVELAGPVVEGPDLHAWAEEVRAGRVTPDAEPAVLAEIHGLGGQDFPSRRLQSAYLRWTYRRALADLPPSVTVHEHRTTALAVTGPHGGPQRVRLKDRAEPLVADLVVLTVGHLDAEQEPELTELKDFAERHGLIHLPPDFTADTDLTALPAGEPVIVRGFGLAFIDLMVLLTEGRGGRHENGTYLPSGQEPVLYVGSRRGVPYHSKIGYPWSGERPPLPRYLTPAWADGLLSRPGPLDFRRDVWPLVAKELGHAHYHRLFTAHPERTALDPEVFDAKYAAADPGSPELDSLVAGAVPDPADRLDLEALDRPLDGITYGSAEALQEGVRAYITADLTRRHDPDHSTDLAVFLGLLSAYAQLVRLGDIGTWWHGFFSYLASGPPGPRLEQLLALSRAGVVRFLGAEVTVEADEERGVFRAGSATVPGEHVEARALVEARLPDPSIRHTASPLLRTLYAGGAAVTDTGLLSVDPADSRVLDREGTPHPRRFALGPFTTARNSGAFTRPRTGGPAFRQNDDAARAALAFLRDLSCSDRLAS, encoded by the coding sequence ATGAGCGCCGCGCCCACGCTCGTGGTGATCGGCGGCGGACCGCGCGGCACCGGGGTCATCGAACGCATCGCCGCCAACGCCCGTGAGCTGTACGGAAATCTGCCCCTGGACATCCATCTGGTCGACCCCCATCCGGCGGGCGGCGGGCGGATCTGGCGGCCGGACCAGTCACCGCTGCTCTGGATGAACTCCATGGCCGAGGACGTCACCATGTTCACCGACGACACGGTGGAGCTGGCCGGACCGGTCGTCGAGGGGCCGGACCTGCACGCCTGGGCGGAGGAGGTCCGCGCCGGACGCGTCACCCCCGACGCCGAGCCCGCCGTACTGGCGGAGATACACGGCCTCGGCGGCCAGGACTTCCCCAGCAGGCGGCTCCAGAGCGCCTATCTGCGCTGGACCTACCGGCGCGCCCTGGCGGACCTGCCGCCCTCCGTCACCGTCCACGAGCACCGCACCACCGCCCTCGCCGTCACCGGACCGCACGGCGGCCCCCAGCGCGTCCGGCTGAAGGACCGCGCCGAACCCCTCGTCGCCGATCTCGTCGTCCTGACCGTCGGCCATCTGGACGCCGAACAGGAGCCGGAACTCACGGAGTTGAAGGACTTCGCCGAGCGGCACGGGCTGATCCACCTGCCGCCCGACTTCACCGCCGACACCGACCTCACCGCCCTGCCCGCCGGGGAACCGGTGATCGTCCGGGGCTTCGGCCTCGCCTTCATCGACCTGATGGTCCTGCTCACCGAGGGGCGCGGCGGACGCCACGAGAACGGCACCTACCTGCCATCGGGACAGGAACCCGTGCTGTACGTGGGATCGCGGCGCGGGGTCCCGTACCACTCGAAGATCGGTTACCCCTGGAGCGGCGAACGCCCGCCCCTGCCCCGCTACTTGACCCCCGCATGGGCGGACGGGCTGCTGAGCCGTCCCGGGCCGCTGGACTTCCGGCGCGATGTGTGGCCGCTGGTCGCCAAGGAGCTCGGCCACGCCCACTACCACCGGCTGTTCACCGCCCACCCCGAGCGCACCGCCCTGGACCCGGAGGTCTTCGACGCCAAGTACGCCGCCGCTGACCCCGGCAGCCCCGAACTGGACAGCCTCGTCGCCGGTGCCGTACCCGACCCCGCCGACCGGCTCGACCTGGAAGCGCTCGACCGGCCGCTGGACGGCATCACGTACGGGAGTGCCGAAGCGCTCCAGGAAGGGGTGCGCGCCTACATCACCGCCGACCTGACCCGACGTCACGACCCGGACCACAGCACGGATCTCGCCGTCTTCCTCGGCCTGCTCTCCGCCTACGCCCAGCTCGTCCGGCTCGGCGACATCGGCACCTGGTGGCACGGCTTCTTCAGCTACCTCGCCTCCGGCCCGCCGGGACCCCGGCTGGAACAGCTCCTCGCCCTCTCCCGGGCCGGCGTCGTCCGCTTCCTCGGCGCCGAGGTCACCGTCGAGGCCGACGAGGAGCGCGGCGTCTTCCGGGCGGGGAGCGCCACCGTCCCCGGCGAGCACGTCGAGGCCCGCGCCCTGGTCGAGGCCCGCCTCCCGGACCCCTCGATCCGGCACACCGCCAGCCCGCTGCTGCGCACCCTGTACGCGGGCGGGGCCGCCGTCACCGACACGGGGCTGCTCTCCGTGGACCCGGCCGACAGCCGCGTCCTCGACCGCGAGGGCACCCCGCACCCGCGCCGCTTCGCGCTCGGCCCCTTCACCACCGCCCGCAACAGCGGCGCCTTCACCCGCCCCCGTACCGGCGGCCCCGCCTTCCGGCAGAACGACGACGCGGCCCGCGCCGCCCTCGCCTTCCTGCGCGACCTCTCCTGTAGCGACCGGCTTGCCTCCTGA
- a CDS encoding amino acid ABC transporter permease: MSPQTDLLPPSSSAPPPVKNDGDDAVPRIVPVRRTGRWTAAVAVLVLLGLALNSVIRNEAFQWDVVVSYFATASVLRGLWLTLWLTAVVMVLGFALGALLAVLRLSGNPVLQAVSWGYVWLFRSTPILVQLLFWFNIGALYPQILGVSTVTLLGPVTIAVIGLTLHEAAYAAEVVRGGILSVERGQVEAAQSLGLGPWRRFRRIVLPQAMRSIVPPAGNMLIGTLKGTSIVSIIAVQDLLYSVQLVYHRTYEVIPMLLVATLWYAAVTSLLSFGQRYVERYYARGTAGAR, encoded by the coding sequence ATGTCCCCGCAGACCGATCTGCTGCCTCCCTCTTCCTCCGCGCCGCCCCCCGTGAAGAACGACGGTGACGATGCGGTGCCCCGTATCGTTCCCGTCCGCCGAACGGGCCGCTGGACAGCGGCGGTTGCCGTGCTCGTGCTCCTCGGTCTGGCGCTGAACTCGGTCATCCGCAACGAGGCGTTCCAGTGGGACGTCGTCGTCTCCTACTTCGCCACCGCGTCCGTCCTGCGCGGACTCTGGCTCACCCTCTGGCTCACCGCCGTCGTCATGGTGCTCGGCTTCGCCCTCGGAGCCCTCCTCGCCGTCCTCCGGCTCTCGGGCAACCCCGTTCTCCAGGCGGTCAGTTGGGGGTACGTCTGGCTGTTCCGGTCCACCCCGATCCTGGTCCAGCTGCTGTTCTGGTTCAACATCGGCGCGCTGTACCCGCAGATCCTCGGCGTCTCCACGGTCACCCTCCTCGGCCCGGTCACCATCGCCGTCATCGGGCTCACCCTGCACGAGGCCGCGTACGCCGCCGAAGTCGTGCGCGGCGGCATCCTCTCCGTCGAACGCGGCCAGGTGGAGGCCGCCCAGTCCCTGGGGCTCGGCCCCTGGCGGCGCTTCCGCCGCATCGTGCTGCCGCAGGCGATGCGTTCCATCGTGCCGCCGGCCGGGAACATGCTGATCGGCACCCTCAAGGGCACCTCCATCGTCAGCATCATCGCCGTGCAGGACCTGCTCTACTCCGTCCAGCTCGTCTACCACCGCACGTACGAGGTCATCCCGATGCTGCTCGTCGCCACCCTCTGGTACGCGGCGGTCACCTCCCTGCTGAGCTTCGGCCAGCGCTATGTGGAGCGCTACTACGCCCGCGGTACGGCGGGTGCGCGATGA
- a CDS encoding ABC transporter substrate-binding protein encodes MSRSRHSALLALIAVAALTLTSCADPAEPGASSAKGETKGKTPTTDVVSSVKKHEPAAALLPEEVRKAGTLRIAAATGSPPGAFYEKDGTTLSGADIDFADAAAKVLGLELKREVASFEGILPALSSGKYDLGTGNFGVTEERLKTIDFVTYINDGQGFAVREESELKEVKDLTALCGLTVGTTAGTTFEVTLEQNKGRCAEEGKKPYEVKTYSDVAAVWLSLQQKRSDVIMSTINGLRYAVSQQEGLRFVNEFKRLDVGFAFKKGTPLAPAFQAAVNRLKEDGTYDRILEKWGTTESAIETSQISPPELKGPAPK; translated from the coding sequence ATGTCCAGATCGCGCCACAGCGCCCTTCTCGCCCTCATCGCCGTCGCCGCGCTGACCCTCACCTCCTGCGCGGACCCGGCGGAGCCCGGGGCGAGCTCCGCCAAGGGCGAGACCAAGGGGAAGACCCCGACCACGGACGTGGTGTCCTCGGTGAAGAAGCACGAGCCTGCGGCGGCGCTGCTGCCCGAGGAGGTCCGGAAGGCGGGCACCCTGCGGATCGCCGCCGCCACCGGCTCCCCGCCCGGCGCCTTCTACGAGAAGGACGGCACCACGCTGTCCGGCGCGGACATCGACTTCGCGGATGCGGCGGCCAAGGTGCTGGGCCTTGAGCTGAAGCGCGAGGTGGCGTCCTTCGAGGGAATCCTGCCCGCGCTCAGCAGCGGGAAGTACGACCTGGGCACGGGGAACTTCGGCGTCACCGAGGAGCGCCTGAAGACCATCGACTTCGTGACGTACATCAACGACGGCCAGGGCTTCGCCGTCCGCGAGGAGAGCGAGCTGAAGGAAGTCAAGGACCTCACCGCGCTGTGCGGCCTGACCGTGGGCACCACCGCGGGCACCACCTTCGAGGTGACGCTGGAGCAGAACAAGGGCCGGTGCGCGGAGGAGGGCAAGAAGCCCTATGAGGTGAAGACGTACTCCGACGTGGCGGCGGTCTGGCTCTCCCTCCAGCAGAAGCGCAGCGACGTGATCATGTCCACCATCAACGGGCTGCGCTACGCCGTGAGCCAGCAGGAGGGGCTGCGCTTCGTCAACGAGTTCAAGCGCCTCGACGTCGGCTTCGCCTTCAAGAAGGGCACCCCGCTGGCGCCCGCCTTCCAGGCCGCGGTCAACCGGCTGAAGGAGGACGGGACCTACGACCGGATTCTGGAGAAGTGGGGCACCACCGAGTCCGCGATCGAGACGTCGCAGATCTCACCGCCGGAGCTGAAGGGCCCCGCACCGAAGTAG
- a CDS encoding cell division protein SepF yields MGSVRKASAWLGLVEDNDERYYDDEYAEGTETGTGNQTWVTDPRVQVAAEAAEERDRRIATVTPDSFRDARAIGELFRDGVPVIVNLTAMDPADAKRVVDFAAGLIFGLRGSIDRVATRVFLLSPADTQVVAGEAAGRKTDGFFNQS; encoded by the coding sequence ATGGGATCGGTGCGCAAGGCGAGTGCGTGGCTGGGCCTCGTAGAGGACAACGACGAGCGGTACTACGACGACGAGTACGCCGAGGGTACGGAGACGGGCACGGGCAACCAGACCTGGGTCACCGACCCGCGCGTGCAGGTCGCCGCCGAGGCGGCCGAGGAGCGGGACCGCCGGATCGCCACGGTGACCCCGGACAGCTTCCGGGACGCCCGGGCCATCGGCGAGCTGTTCCGGGACGGTGTCCCGGTGATCGTCAACCTCACGGCCATGGACCCCGCCGACGCGAAGCGCGTGGTGGACTTCGCCGCCGGGCTGATCTTCGGTCTGCGCGGTTCGATCGACCGGGTGGCCACCCGGGTCTTCCTGCTCTCCCCGGCCGACACCCAGGTGGTCGCCGGTGAGGCCGCCGGCCGCAAGACCGACGGCTTCTTCAACCAGAGCTGA
- a CDS encoding acyl-CoA dehydrogenase, which translates to MSSTESAKPSKLPPFDAADPLGIDDLLGPDDLAIRDTVRTWAADRVLPHIAEWYEKGELPGVRELARELGSLGALGMSLDGYGCAGASAVQYGLACLELEAADSGIRSLVSVQGSLAMYAIHRFGSEEQKQRWLPGMASGEIIGCFGLTEPDHGSDPAGMRTYAKRDGEDWVLTGRKMWITNGSVAGVAIVWAQTDEGDEGRGIRGFVVPTGTLGFSAPEIHHKWSLRASVTSELVMDGVRLPADAVLPDAKGLRGPLSCLSHARYGIVWGAMGAARASFEAALDYARTREQFGRPIGGFQLTQAKLADMALELHKGILLAHHLGRRMDAGRLRPEQVSFGKLNNVREAIEICRTARTILGANGISLEYPVMRHATNLESVLTYEGTVEMHQLVLGKALTGLDAFR; encoded by the coding sequence ATGTCCAGCACCGAGTCCGCGAAGCCGTCGAAGCTCCCGCCGTTCGACGCCGCCGACCCCCTCGGCATCGACGATCTGCTCGGCCCCGACGACCTGGCGATCCGCGACACCGTCCGGACCTGGGCCGCCGACCGGGTCCTGCCGCACATCGCCGAGTGGTACGAGAAGGGGGAGCTGCCCGGCGTCCGTGAGCTGGCCCGGGAGCTCGGCTCGCTGGGCGCGCTCGGCATGTCCCTCGACGGATACGGCTGCGCCGGGGCGAGCGCCGTCCAGTACGGGCTGGCCTGCCTGGAGCTGGAGGCCGCCGACTCCGGCATCCGCTCGCTCGTCTCCGTACAGGGTTCGCTCGCCATGTACGCGATCCACCGCTTCGGCTCCGAGGAGCAGAAGCAGCGGTGGCTGCCCGGCATGGCGTCCGGCGAGATCATCGGCTGCTTCGGGCTGACCGAGCCCGACCACGGCTCGGACCCGGCCGGGATGCGGACGTACGCCAAGCGCGACGGCGAGGACTGGGTGCTCACCGGGCGCAAGATGTGGATCACCAACGGCTCGGTCGCCGGGGTGGCGATCGTCTGGGCGCAGACCGACGAGGGCGACGAGGGCCGGGGCATCCGGGGCTTCGTCGTCCCCACCGGCACCCTGGGCTTCTCGGCGCCGGAGATCCACCACAAGTGGTCGCTGCGCGCCTCGGTCACCAGCGAACTGGTCATGGACGGCGTCCGGCTCCCCGCCGACGCGGTGCTCCCGGACGCGAAGGGGCTGCGCGGCCCGCTCAGCTGTCTGAGCCACGCGCGGTACGGGATCGTCTGGGGCGCCATGGGCGCGGCGCGGGCCAGCTTCGAGGCGGCGCTCGACTACGCGCGGACCCGGGAGCAGTTCGGCCGGCCGATCGGCGGCTTCCAGCTCACGCAGGCGAAGCTCGCGGACATGGCCCTCGAACTGCACAAGGGCATCCTGCTCGCCCACCATCTGGGCAGGCGCATGGACGCGGGGCGGCTCCGCCCCGAGCAGGTCAGCTTCGGCAAGCTCAACAACGTGCGGGAGGCCATCGAGATCTGCCGCACCGCGCGCACGATCCTCGGGGCCAACGGGATCTCGCTGGAGTACCCGGTGATGCGGCACGCCACGAATCTGGAGTCGGTGCTCACGTACGAGGGCACCGTGGAGATGCACCAGCTGGTGCTGGGCAAGGCGCTCACCGGCCTCGACGCCTTCCGGTGA
- a CDS encoding MFS transporter, with protein MSGTTTAGARLRRAAEGANRWVVLVVLCLSLLVVALDATVLHVAVPSVTEDLRPSATGLLWIVDAYPLVCASLLILFGTLGDRIGRRRVLLLGYALFGIASVIAATADTPAVLIAARALLGVGGAMIMPATLSILRQVFPDRRERALAIGVWTAVAAVGAATGPVVGGFLVQHFWWGSVFLINIPLMAVILPLGRWLLPESRGAQDGPWDVLGALMAAAGVLGVVLGVKRLGGGAGLLDPVALVPLAFGLALLILFVRRQKRRTHPLIDISMFARPAFSTAVGCIVLAMLALVGLQLIAVQYLQLVLGLSPLETGLRLLPLTFAAMAAGATGSYTLRFLGPRRMVGWGFVLTASAVLLLTSMGHHDRPVLLTAGFVLLGFGLQTTLFGAYESMLSDAPAERAGGAAAIGETSYQLGAGLGIALLGSVMNAAYAPGLASLREQGVPARAGAEASHSLGEAYQVAAQLGGPTGELLRSTARHAFVGGLHITLFVSAGLLLIGALAALRLPRAMECPPKEVHLPVERTASGTSEAAPQPPAARVTLPARREPAEATGSGRAAR; from the coding sequence ATGTCCGGGACGACCACGGCCGGAGCCCGGCTGCGCCGAGCCGCCGAGGGCGCCAACCGCTGGGTCGTCCTCGTCGTTCTCTGCCTCAGCCTCCTGGTGGTCGCGCTGGACGCGACCGTGCTCCATGTCGCGGTCCCCTCGGTCACCGAGGACCTGCGCCCGAGCGCCACCGGACTCCTGTGGATCGTCGACGCCTACCCCCTCGTCTGCGCCTCGCTGCTCATCCTCTTCGGCACGCTGGGTGACCGGATCGGCAGGCGCCGGGTCCTGCTCCTCGGCTACGCGCTGTTCGGCATCGCCTCCGTGATCGCCGCGACCGCCGACACCCCGGCCGTCCTCATAGCGGCCCGCGCCCTGCTCGGCGTCGGCGGCGCGATGATCATGCCTGCGACCCTGTCGATCCTGCGCCAGGTCTTCCCCGACCGGCGGGAGCGGGCCCTCGCGATCGGGGTGTGGACGGCGGTCGCCGCGGTCGGCGCCGCCACCGGGCCGGTCGTCGGCGGCTTCCTGGTCCAGCACTTCTGGTGGGGCTCGGTCTTCCTCATCAACATCCCGCTGATGGCGGTCATCCTGCCGCTCGGCCGCTGGCTGCTGCCGGAGTCGCGCGGCGCCCAGGACGGGCCGTGGGACGTGCTGGGCGCGCTGATGGCCGCGGCCGGGGTGCTCGGGGTCGTCCTCGGCGTCAAGCGGCTGGGCGGCGGCGCGGGCCTCCTGGACCCGGTGGCGCTGGTCCCACTGGCCTTCGGACTGGCGCTGCTGATCCTCTTCGTACGCCGCCAGAAGCGCCGTACGCACCCGCTCATCGACATCTCCATGTTCGCCCGCCCGGCCTTCTCCACCGCCGTCGGCTGCATCGTGCTCGCCATGCTGGCCCTGGTCGGCCTCCAGCTGATCGCCGTCCAGTACCTCCAGCTGGTGCTGGGGCTCAGCCCGCTGGAGACCGGGCTGCGGCTGCTGCCGCTGACCTTCGCCGCGATGGCCGCCGGAGCCACCGGCTCGTACACCCTGCGCTTCCTGGGCCCCCGCAGGATGGTGGGCTGGGGCTTCGTCCTGACGGCCTCCGCCGTGCTGCTGCTCACCTCGATGGGCCACCACGACCGGCCCGTCCTGCTGACCGCGGGCTTCGTCCTCCTCGGCTTCGGGCTCCAGACGACCCTGTTCGGGGCGTACGAGTCGATGCTCAGCGACGCCCCGGCGGAGCGGGCGGGCGGGGCCGCGGCGATAGGCGAGACCTCCTACCAGCTCGGCGCGGGCCTGGGCATCGCGCTGCTCGGCAGCGTCATGAACGCGGCCTACGCCCCCGGCCTCGCCTCCCTGCGCGAGCAGGGCGTGCCCGCCCGCGCGGGCGCGGAGGCGTCCCACTCGCTGGGCGAGGCGTACCAGGTGGCCGCGCAGCTCGGCGGGCCGACGGGAGAGCTGCTGCGTTCGACGGCCCGGCACGCCTTCGTCGGCGGGCTGCACATCACGCTCTTCGTCAGCGCCGGTCTGCTGCTGATCGGGGCGCTCGCCGCGCTGCGGCTGCCGAGGGCCATGGAGTGCCCGCCGAAGGAGGTCCACCTCCCCGTCGAGCGCACGGCCTCCGGGACTTCCGAAGCCGCCCCGCAGCCCCCGGCCGCCCGGGTCACCCTCCCCGCGCGGCGCGAACCGGCCGAGGCCACCGGCTCTGGACGAGCGGCACGCTGA
- a CDS encoding proteinase inhibitor I78, with translation MASLPTPPAQPDDAPDTYVGLGADAAEQLARSRGWDTVRAVPPGTFLTMEFRSGRINFQVEDARVTRCWVG, from the coding sequence ATGGCCTCACTACCGACCCCTCCCGCACAGCCGGACGACGCCCCCGACACCTATGTCGGCCTCGGTGCCGACGCCGCCGAACAGCTGGCGAGAAGCCGTGGCTGGGACACCGTCCGCGCGGTTCCGCCGGGCACGTTCCTGACCATGGAGTTCCGTTCCGGACGCATCAACTTCCAGGTCGAGGACGCCAGGGTGACCCGCTGCTGGGTGGGCTGA